A window of the Tiliqua scincoides isolate rTilSci1 chromosome 5, rTilSci1.hap2, whole genome shotgun sequence genome harbors these coding sequences:
- the LOC136651874 gene encoding olfactory receptor 4Q3-like yields MNVSTVTEFVFLGLSHSRHIQLLLFVLVLVCFLTILLGNLLIVVTVHAEPRLLQSPMYFFLANLSIIDTSIGSVTIPKMLADLMSCGRTISFGGCLAQVFFLHFFGGTEMLLLTLMAYDRYVAICHPLTYTITMNRPHCIKLLTFCWAGGLIHTGTQLVLVLRLPFCGPNKLDNFYCDVPQVVRLACADTYIPEILMAANSGLLSLVCFLVLLVSYGVILSTLRGHFKEGGGKALSTCSSHLTVVSLFFLPCLFVYLIPFSNSSVDKMASVFFTLITPGLNPMIYTLRNREIKEALRRILGITWQ; encoded by the exons ATGAATGTCTCTACAGTCACAGAGTTTGTCTTCCTGGGTCTCTCCCACTCCCGTCACATCCAGCTTCTTCTCTTTGTCCTCGTCTTGGTCTGCTTCCTCACAATCCTTCTGGGCAACCTCCTCATTGTGGTGACGGTGCATGCAGAGCCCCGCCTCCTTCAGTctcccatgtactttttcctggCAAATTTATCCATTATTGATACATCTATAGGCTCAGTTACTATCCCTAAAATGCTGGCAGACCTGATGAGCTGTGGAAGGACCATTTCATTTGGGGGTTGTTTAGCTCAGGTCTTTTTCCTCCACTTCTTTGGGGGTACAGAGATGCTGCTCCTCACCCTCATGGCCTAcgatcgctatgtggccatctgccacccattGACGTACACAATCACAATGAACCGCCCGCACTGCATCAAGCTCCTCACTTTTTGTTGGGCTGGAGGTCTCATTCACACTGGCACTCAGCTGGTCCTGGTCCTCCGTCTCCCATTCTGTGGACCAAACAAACTGGACAACTTCTACTGTGATGTACCACAAGTGGTCAGACTGGCTTGTGCTGATACCTACATCCCTGAGATACTGATGGCAGCCAACAGTGGCCTGCTCTCCCTTGTCTGTTTCCTCGTCTTGCTCGTCTCTTATGGTGTCATCCTGTCCACGCTTCGAGGTCACTTCAAAGAGGGTGGTGGAAAGGCTCTGTCCACATGCAGCTCTCACTTGACAGTGGTTAGTCTATTTTTTTTGCCATGCCTCTTTGTGTATCTCATCCCTTTCTCTAACTCCAGTGTGGACAAGATGGCTTCTGTGTTCTTTACACTGATTACTCCTGGCCTCAATCCTATGATATATACTCTGAGGAATCGGGAAATAAAGGAGGC cctccgacgcatcctcggcatcacctggcag